A window of Babesia microti strain RI chromosome III, complete genome contains these coding sequences:
- a CDS encoding phosphatidylinositol 3-kinase (overlaps_old_locusTagID:BBM_III04495), whose translation MSSSESNTARRLNISSLVLFKKDSLCLEDFKISAFQHGKRLSILDASSRTYTLSDTVNNHTHAGKDLPKVKFRNLDFLGDSSHLYSVLINSHITYYDPYKPIIIIVSSVNGDTSVPVAFGQYVPVNQNNIFLEYVNENTDTIEAMEEALEANWSCSAPICCCRGHVLCLNHVTNFKKQFGILLKRIESRNVYNRHQLIRMASKLGRFIQFANNRKICQGYHNVFGVLTERSSEYDGEAFFVDEMDTLDRYSLINCPIADLSFKQWNNNSIIRIDMNNNQPLKYLLSIPLHGIKNFDEFFTAVFDVSRRFLQESPFIKSLIFKNVKCLSNYHQALPVFLRAVDWSRESEFALHWLSCWNPPGMAQILDLLGRDFSSLPRKGSLDPSAIIRQYAVSILDKMDSLQPFISPLVLSLKLESHKGPLSTYLLKKCSNDFKLGCKFYWSLLCCKDLDDKILETFMQSCSESLYEAIKLQHAFRDNLLELVYEIKDIWSARDKNRRLNEMKSFDKLSKLILSCSNECPFPLNPDISIQGIVTKKCYVMKSHQYPIHVTCKTETGDKSFIFKHGDDLRQDQLITEMINIFEMISNDTAIDFSLSNYQVLPFSDSDGIVEFISDTTPMSSVLKLPGGIAEYLELMDKSQDQLIKLPVFKNFVNSLAAYSMITYFFNVGDRHLDNLLLHVSGNVMHIDFGYMFGADPKPFVNAHFRICSEIVSFIGGVNSLGFEMFRSACHCMFSILRKHANLIFAILYNYSFAELRNFTSTDCHNYKKKMEDMAKRLMIGEEIDIKAYVDKLIDESINSITPTIMDKVHRLALYLK comes from the coding sequence ATGTCAAGCAGTGAAAGTAATACGGCAAGGCGATTAAACATATCCTCATTGGTCTTGTTTAAGAAAGATTCGCTCTGCCTAGAAGACTTTAAAATATCGGCATTTCAGCACGGCAAGCGCCTTTCCATTTTGGACGCCTCCAGCCGTACTTATACACTCTCTGATACTGTAAATAACCATACTCACGCTGGAAAGGATCTCCCTAAAGTTAAATTCAGAAACTTGGATTTTTTGGGTGACTCATCGCATTTATATTCGGTGCTAATAAACTCCCACATCACCTATTACGACCCATATAAACCCATCATAATCATTGTTTCATCAGTGAATGGCGATACATCGGTACCAGTGGCCTTTGGCCAGTACGTACCTGTCAATCAGAATAACATATTTCTTGAGTATGTAAATGAAAATACTGATACTATTGAAGCCATGGAGGAGGCTCTTGAGGCAAATTGGAGTTGCAGTGCTCCAATTTGTTGCTGCAGGGGACATGTATTGTGTCTGAACCATGTcacaaatttcaaaaaacaatttggaaTACTACTTAAAAGGATCGAGTCCAGAAATGTTTATAACAGGCATCAATTGATTAGGATGGCATCAAAACTTGGTAGGTTCATTCAGTTTGCTAATAATAGGAAGATTTGCCAAGGATATCACAATGTTTTTGGTGTTTTGACAGAAAGATCGAGTGAGTATGACGGCGAAGCCTTTTTTGTGGATGAAATGGACACGCTGGACAGGTATTCTCTCATTAATTGCCCTATTGCTGACTTATCCTTTAAGCAATGGAACAATAACAGCATCATACGAATAGATATGAATAATAATCAACCACTAAAGTATTTGCTATCAATTCCATTGCACGGAATTAAGAATTTTGATGAGTTTTTTACCGCAGTTTTTGATGTTTCTAGGCGGTTTTTACAGGAAAGTCCATTTATAAAGTCCCTAATATTTAAGAATGTAAAGTGCCTATCTAATTATCATCAAGCCTTGCCTGTGTTTTTACGCGCAGTAGATTGGTCTAGAGAATCAGAGTTTGCCTTACATTGGCTATCGTGTTGGAATCCGCCAGGTATGGCCCAAATTCTAGATTTACTTGGCAGAGACTTTTCATCTTTACCCCGAAAAGGATCCTTAGATCCATCGGCTATAATAAGACAATATGCCGTAAGTATACTAGACAAAATGGATTCTCTGCAACCCTTTATCTCGCCACTCGTGTTATCTCTAAAGTTGGAGTCGCATAAGGGACCATTATCAACttatttactaaaaaaATGCTCTAATGACTTCAAACTGGGATGTAAATTTTACTGGTCACTTTTATGCTGCAAAGACTTGGATGATAAAATACTTGAAACATTCATGCAATCTTGCAGCGAATCGTTATACGAAGCAATAAAACTTCAGCATGCGTTTAGAGATAACTTGTTGGAATTGGTGTATGAAATTAAGGATATTTGGTCTGCTAGGGATAAGAACAGGCGTTTAAATGAGATGAAGTCATTTGACAAGTTGtccaaattgatattgtcCTGTTCTAACGAATGCCCTTTTCCTCTCAACCCAGATATTTCAATTCAGGGAATTGTGACTAAAAAGTGTTATGTAATGAAATCTCACCAGTATCCCATTCATGTAACTTGTAAGACTGAGACAGGGGACAAGTCTTTCATATTTAAACACGGTGATGACCTAAGACAAGATCAGCTAATAACTGAAATGATCAACATATTTGAAATGATATCCAACGACACTGCCATAGATTTTTCGCTCAGTAATTACCAGGTTTTGCCCTTTTCGGACTCTGATGGAATAGTTGAGTTTATCTCAGATACAACCCCCATGTCATCGGTGCTTAAGTTGCCGGGTGGCATAGCTGAGTATCTGGAATTAATGGATAAGTCTCAAGATCAACTGATTAAGCTTCCAGTGTTTAAAAACTTCGTTAACAGCTTAGCAGCCTATTCGATGATTACTTACTTCTTCAACGTAGGGGATCGGCACCTAGACAACTTGTTACTACATGTGAGTGGTAATGTTATGCACATTGATTTTGGGTACATGTTTGGAGCCGATCCCAAGCCTTTCGTTAATGCCCACTTTAGAATATGTTCAGAAATTGTTTCTTTTATTGGTGGTGTGAATAGCCTCGGTTTTGAGATGTTTCGCTCAGCATGCCATTGCATGTTTTCGATACTGCGCAAGCATGCCAATCTGATCTTTGCTATTCTATACAACTACTCATTTGCCGAGCTTAGGAATTTTACATCGACAGACTGCCACAATTACAAGAAGAAGATGGAGGATATGGCCAAGAGGCTCATGATAGGAGAAGAGATTGATATTAAAGCATACGTTGACAAGTTGATTGATGAGTCAATAAATTCCATAACACCTACTATCATGGATAAGGTCCATAGGCTTGCACtctatttaaaatga
- a CDS encoding Putative tRNA pseudouridine synthase Pus10 (overlaps_old_locusTagID:BBM_III04490): MSDTSDMDVIPCVHCLELFNKSLATHDHTPGSGINECSKNSDICAICKNLFMNLKLELQVSTYRLPQNINISTIDDKTLIELLSNVQILNKRKLNFDFLVLMTKLYPVTNDIIGVTNENTVYDSFYFEIPDFSVVINNFIAYYSAHHKSLSDCTANNYHFGNYKYVKKKILKHLTNIAYTQLSQYMEQTINEHNEIIHFINTLSTSNPHLFEQFSRVKLYFNYVIKGSQLVLANFFPCRDLVTLTGFYNKLSSAMSQTPWKADGFAFTNPVESSIEQSLARVFNTLFQSCEFKLIASGREDCDVRMMGKGRRFALEIYNCKSDLIGAFFTIKKISTSNGAENHCIIPNTEEIDRSFQITSEDLTKIVNTITKGAKGNALEAVVQLYNKAIVFKLPDWRTLNQATAIDPSKFITRMVKQTGDIKYLSVLSFSNLRFTFKHKSVRRDLQESGESKQKVYSCLVLSTSDLRQSHLDIAEVAINQSPKGFIVSQGNPLRMTHRRSQAYRQKRVYYISTKLLHARLFIMDIITEAGTYVKEFINGDLGRSMPSISHLLGGIDLYVLKLDVIDIKYWN; this comes from the exons ATGTCTGATACCAGTGATATGGATGTGATTCCTTGTGTTCATTGTTTGGAACTATTTAACAAATCACTCGCTACACATGATCACACGCCGGGTTCTGGTATAAATGAATGTAGCAAAAATTCTGATATTTGtgcaatttgtaaaaatttattcatgAATCTCAAATTAGAGTTACAAGTTAGCACGTATAGATTGccacaaaatattaatatctCAACAATAGATGATAAAACTCTAATTGAATTACTGTCAAATGTCCAAATACTGAATAAAAGGAAACTTAACTTTGATTTCCTAGTGCTAATGACCAAGCTGTACCCTGTAACGAATGATATCATTGGTGTTACTAATGAAAACACTGTATATGATAGTTTCTACTTTGAAATACCCGATTTTTCTGttgtaataaataactttATTGCATACTATTCGGCACATCACAAATCACTTTCAGATTGTACAGCAAATAACTATCATTTTGGGAACTACAAGTATGTCAAAAAGAAGATTTTGAAACATTTGACTAACATTGCATACACACAATTATCGCAATACATGGAGCAAACTATCAACGAAcataatgaaataatccACTTTATCAACACATTATCCACTTCTAACCCACACTTATTTGAACAATTCTCCCGTGTAAAGTTATATTTCAATTACGTAATAAAAGGTTCTCAGTTAGTTCTAGCCAACTTTTTCCCGTGCCGTGACTTAGTTACTTTGACTG GATTCTATAATAAGTTATCAAGTGCAATGAGCCAGACCCCATGGAAAGCAGATGGGTTTGCCTTCACCAATCCTGTGGAATCGTCGATAGAACAGTCACTGGCACGCGTGTTCAACACACTGTTCCAATCGTGTGAGTTCAAGCTTATTGCTTCAGGGAG GGAAGATTGTGATGTAAGGATGATGGGCAAAGGCAGGCGATTTGCATTGgaaatatacaattgtaAATCAGATCTAATTGGTGCcttttttacaattaagAAAATATCTACCTCTAATGGTGCTGAGAACCATTGCATAATACCAAACACCGAAGAGATCGATCGCTCTTTCCAAATTACTAGTGAAGATCTAACTAAGATTGTCAATACGATTACTAAGGGTGCCAAAGGCAATGCACTGGAAGCAGTCGTGCAGCTATACAATAAAGCTATTGTGTTTAAATTGCCGGATTGGAGGACTCTAAACCAGGCAACTGCCATAGACCCCAGCAAATTCATCACTAGAATGGTTAAGCAGACTGGGGATATAAAATACCTGAGCGTTCTGTCATTCAGCAACCTAAGATTTACATTCAAGCACAAATCGGTGAGACGGGATTTACAGGAGTCGGGAGAAAGCAAACAAAAAGTATACTCATGTTTAGTGTTATCCACCAGCGACCTACGCCAATCCCATTTGGATATTGCCGAGGTCGCGATAAATCAATCCCCCAAGGGCTTTATAGTTTCTCAGGGCAATCCGTTGAGGATGACCCATAGAAGGTCACAGGCGTATAG GCAGAAGAGAGTCTATTATATATCTACCAAATTGCTGCATGCAAGGCTGTTCATAATGGATATAATAACTGAAGCAG GCACGTACGTGAAGGAGTTTATAAATGGAGATTTGGGTCGAAGTATGCCTTCGATTAGCCATTTGTTGGGCGGAATAGATTTGTACGTACTTAAATTGGATGTGATTGACATCAAGTACTGGAATTAG
- a CDS encoding Protein lifeguard 3 (overlaps_old_locusTagID:BBM_III04485), with amino-acid sequence MAKLHESTSSASASFDPEKSDYDDTYVLTETTPTYIRHGFVRKVFAILFAQLLVTLGFSLICYFYRESVHSFISKNIWIFPTLAILSFITSLILIFSPSLSRRYPLNYAILVIETLYFSFIVGLSCAFTKSPTAIVLSVSITLGIILLVVLFTLQTKIDFTRYIIYFILFSFVTLVFGFIGIFVPFDTPLRMFYYGLGVLGYSLWMVLDLQLIIGGKTYEWTVDDYVPASLSLYTDVIGIFLNVHGMFSDR; translated from the exons ATGGCGAAATTACATGAGAGTACATCAAGTGCAAGTGCTAGCTTCGACCCAGAGAAGT CGGATTATGACGATACTTATGTTTTAACAGAGACAACGCCAACTTACATAAGGCATGGATTTGTTCGAAAGGTCTTTGCTATTTTGTTTGCTCAATTACTAGTGACCCTTGGATTTTCATTGATCTGTTATTTCTACCGAGAATCTGTTCATTCGTTCatatccaaaaatatctgGATTTTTCCAACCTTAGctatattatcatttataacatCCCTTATACTCATATTTTCACCTTCACTCTCTAGGAGATATCCGTTGAATTACGCTATTCTCGTTATAGAAACATTGTATTTCTCATTCATTGTCGGATTGTCATGCGCGTTTACTAAAAGTCCGACTGCCATAGTATTATCCGTCTCTATTACTCTTGGGATCATTCTTCTTGTTGTTCTGTTCACACTCCAGACCAAAATTGACTTCACTA gatatattatctattttattttatttagttttGTAACGTTGGTTTTTGGCTTTATTGGTATCTTTGTCCCATTTGACACCCCTCTCAGGATGTTTTATTACGGTTTAGGCGTACTTGGTTATTCACTTTGGATGGTACTTGATCTTCAACTGATTATCGGTGGCAAGACTTACGAATGGACGGTTGATGATTACGTCCCTGCATCACTCTCGCTTTATACAGATGTTATTGGAATTTTCTTAAACGTTCATGGCATGTTTTCTGATAGATAG
- a CDS encoding hypothetical protein (overlaps_old_locusTagID:BBM_III04500) — protein MEPLTLLQGLKQLDFRSKSTKHLWIAYKKRLKEVAPTIDFNQLSMLILNIPLFVDRNFVLLESLMGNLINKSFTGQFDSHKSLINLLKHLRSIGYTNSSFVEYVTVYFDQLALSKLNIHMLADLCNSMENCTQEFTSKLSNTFHFLLKSIDLDISAYSSIESAAKCLIGLSKLSNGLDRELSNIGKQLLSRLQPFSEPLTPLLLLNSIIRDETFDVELYDQYINDALAKINYENVSKEIVSNLLQLSSKIRTLPNIFFINDVITNSLNSNLIIYNGVDTIELLHLCIKMENCEIAIRIIDNMKIGKLSYNECLALLDCFYHLKNKFNIDIVKAGYVMDQINYQLCYKPEVPLLKKLKLGYVEQQTISPISGEVITQFCYIASIAAEFDESFDAAQHMVISIVNSIKSQYLWSKLTPIDIHNLLSSISKLKIRQVDTLDTIATLLDGINIDHALNVKITKSFAELGYPWVEYSNVFSRGRKYLIAKFASSNNSHLFIHNTSSKGASIIRNDDCLKANFLYGFATRSNVIPFRISKLVNRNLWNVPFNWHHLFNGSNCDTHKVALDKLENMISDNGYKVFKRNVKWKGLFNVDILAIKCNISKPGKPSKSFTKNFVAINLLMPGDFYTDGSVVSRKRLQLHLLALDIDTLNVHYEEVLRYRQNIATQSNEVERPN, from the exons ATGGAGCCCTTGACTCTTCTACAGGGGCTTAAGCAACTAGATTTTCGAAGCAAATCTACCAAGCATTTATGGATTGCATACAAAAAAAGATTAAAGGAAGTGGCTCcaacaattgattttaaCCAGTTGTCCATGTTGATTCTAAATATACCTTTATTTGTTGACAGGAATTTTGTATTGCTTGAATCACTGATGGGTAATCTTATtaacaaatcatttaccGGGCAATTTGACAGTCACaaatcactaattaatttgctGAAACATTTAAGATCAATTGGCTATACTAATAGCTCGTTTGTCGAATATGTGACTGTTTATTTTGACCAACTTGCATTATCTAAActtaatatacatatgtTGGCTGATTTGTGCAATAGTATGGAAAATTGCACACAAGAATTTacttcaaaattatccaatacATTCCACTTTCTACTAAAATCGATCGATTTGGACATTTCTGCATATAGTAGTATAGAATCAGCTGCTAAATGTTTAATTGGATTATCCAAACTTTCTAACGGATTGGATCGtgaattatcaaatattggTAAGCAGTTATTGAGCAGATTACAGCCATTTTCCGAACCTCTAACGCCATTATTGTTACttaattcaataattagAGATGAAACCTTTGATGTGGAATTGTATGATCAGTATATAAACGATGCACTGGctaaaataaattatgagAATGTATCAAAGGAAATTGTAAGTAATTTGTTACAATTATCATCCAAAATCAGGACATTGCcgaatattttttttattaacGATGTCATAACCAACTCACttaattcaaatttgataatcTACAATGGAGTTGATACTATAGAACTACTACACTTATGTATCAAAATGGAGAATTGTGAGATAGCTATAcgaataattgataatatgaAGATCGGTAAATTGAGTTACAATGAATGCTTAGCATTGCTGGACTGCTTTTACCATCTGAAgaataaattcaatatcgATATTGTGAAGGCCGGGTATGTAATGGaccaaataaattaccagTTGTGTTATAAACCCGAAGTTCCATTATTGAAGAAACTAAAGTTGGGATATGTTGAACAACAAACAATTAGTCCAATTAGTGGTGAGGTAATTACCCAATTTTGCTATATTGCATCAATCGCAGCcgaatttgatgaatcatTTGACGCGGCACAACATATGGTTATTTCAATCGTAAATAGCATTAAATCTCAATATTTGTGGTCAAAACTAACACCAATAGATATACACAACTTACTGTCTTCCATAAGCAa gctaAAAATTAGACAAGTAGATACATTGGATACTATAGCAACGCTTCTGGACGGTATAAATATTGACCATGCTCtaaatgttaaaataaCCAAATCATTTGCAGAACTTGGCTACCCTTGGGTTGAGTATTCTAACGTTTTTAGTAGGGGGAGGAAGTATTTAATTGCCAAGTTTGCAAGCTCCAATAATTCACATTTGTTTATTCACAACACAAGTAGTAAGGGTGCTAGCATCATTCGTAATGATGATTGTTTAAAGGCAAACTTTTTGTATGGATTTGCAACAAGAAGTAATGTTATACCGTTCAGAATCAGCAAATTGGTAAATCGAAACCTGTGGAATGTACCTTTTAATTGGCACCATTTGTTTAATGGTTCAAACTGTGACACTCACAAAGTAGCattggataaattggaGAATATGATTAGTGATAATGGGtataaagtatttaaaaGGAATGTAAAGTGGAAGGGGTTGTTTAATGTAGATATCCTTGCGattaaatgtaatattagCAAGCCTGGCAAACCCAGTAAATCATTTaccaaaaattttgttgcaataaatttgctGATGCCTGGAGATTTCTACACAGATGGATCAGTTGTATCCCGCAAACGGCTACAACTACACCTACTGGCACTAGACATTGATACCTTGAATGTACATTATGAGGAGGTACTGAGATATAGACAAAATATAGCGACCCAAAGTAATGAAGTTGAGAGACCAAATTAA
- a CDS encoding origin recognition complex subunit 2 (overlaps_old_locusTagID:BBM_III04510), which yields MINDLNRLNTNVKVFRPQIYLPQSITRAVQSTHPLDFDFVYRDLHIGKESLNSLCVLGLESEINWLRNEFYQILKCYAIRSPLINLKKAKGYTHLDIYGLSPNDDDKFVNQQNGNIGKLKRHIKPFPLVTPFYHYYGTRLVLDDDKDYTCILSNTNFEKHIFKAFSSANPRSLALLLKAYNEKFKIQPNINYLQLLDWKRELKNGFNLILCGKGSKYYHLNQFYDLCKDGIRCMINGYKINKQFPKQPIAQILKKYFKSQVKCTEDIFELLIEKMENSELPLYIIVHGLDYMITNRIRYIDSFLNLLTSNHVRVLSSFDRVWGEVCLNSDKYNKYNLKLITLDTGIDYRAEVESMWLACGPDYYFKGMKTPSFEGLQSVLSALSINHQKLLRILAELQLEYINGVPRKVLLSKAIVICNSEEKLDSLLVEFISHKLVREIKIKGEISYLIPLDNNSIMSLVELQ from the exons atgataaatgatttaaatagGTTAAACACCAATGTTAAAGTGTTCAGACCGCAAATATATCTACCACAATCTATTACTCGTGCAGTACAATCTACACATCCGCTGGATTTTGACTTTGTTTATCGCGATCTGCACATTGGCAAAGAATCTCTAAATTCCTTGTGTGTTTTGGGTCTAGAAAGTGAGATTAATTGGCTAAGAAATgaattttaccaaattttaaaatgttatgCAATTAGATCCCCCTTAATAAATCTAAAGAAGGCCAAAGGCTATACCCACTTAGACATATACGGCCTTAGTCCCAATGATgatgacaaatttgtcaatcaACAAAATGGCAATATCGGTAAATTGAAAAGGCATATCAAGCCATTTCCCCTAGTCACACCTTTCTACCACTACTACGGTACAAGACTCGTGTTGGATGATGACAAAGATTACACATGTATATTATCCAACAccaattttgaaaaacACATTTTTAAGG CATTTTCTTCAGCAAATCCACGAAGTTTGGCACTGTTACTTAAGGCTTACAATGAGAAATTCAAGATACAACCTAAT ATTAATTACCTACAATTATTAGATTGGAAAAGAGAACTGAAGAACGGATTCAATCTGATATTATGCGGCAAAGGCTCTAAATACTACCACTTAAACCAATTTTACGACTTGTGTAA gGATGGAATAAGGTGTATGATCAATGGGtacaaaataaataaacagTTTCCAAAACAACCAATTGCCCAAATACTTAAAAAGTACTTCAAATCACAAGTTAAATGTACAGAAGACATATTTGAGCTTTTGATTGAAAAGATGGAAAATAGCGAATTGCCATTGTACATAATAGTGCATGGGCTAGATTACATGATCACTAACAGAATTAGATACATAGATAGCTTTCTAAACTTATTAACTAGTAATCATGTGCGAGTTTTGTCTTCATTCGATCGTGTTTGGGGGGAGGTATGTTTGAACAGTGATAAatacaacaaatataacCTCAAGCTCATCACATTAGACACGGGTATAGACTATAG AGCTGAAGTTGAAAGCATGTGGTTGGCATGCGGCCCTGATTACTATTTTAAGGGGATGAAAACGCCATCATTTGAGGGTTTACAGTCGGTACTCAGTGCCTTGAGCATTAACCATCAAAAACTACTCAGGATTCTAGCGGAGTTACAACTTGA ATACATAAATGGTGTCCCCCGAAAGGTGCTACTTAGCAAAGCTATAGTCATTTGCAATTCGGAAGAGAAGTTGGATAGTTTGTTGGTGGAATTCATATCGCATAAA TTAGTGAGAGAGATTAAGATTAAGGGGGAAATTAGTTACTTAATCCCTCTTGATAA tAACTCAATTATGTCACTGGTAGAATTGCAGTGA
- a CDS encoding conserved Plasmodium protein, unknown function (overlaps_old_locusTagID:BBM_III04500), producing the protein MGGYTYSLKIDVLEQRKLPIKECNVKSSLNHSKLEISSLPSGTFSSQGIDIKPFIISNVEVEPFDSDIPAYNEIINNVQEKLGQLKIIQEKAIMKSIEKQKIQAESEIKNANISEKPSENISFKSPVHTFENCDLDMKKKILSLRKQVYTCINVVAGTISQIKKTSETIIRIISEAKIASEDLYWFVLYTIVDSIFNCCDPGGQIFIKPSSVWPFSHLLSLVLQEPAAVRIYHSLVAKRNLNYIFKINNLEDQDKSVKFNGKYLDALVRLHMSLFVLTKDFSAIWSWFAATVNEYTTAPNGNVYMPIILFASLEIAGHSALNTFRGQFSKIMMLINDNLMIKIRKYIVLDDSMKAVYNMYRERFEHLIEDFMKHKRFDVPQGYEMKHKEEKLHANI; encoded by the exons ATGGGTGGGTATACCTATTCGCTAAAAATTGACGTATTGGAACAACGAAAATTACCAATTAAAGAGTGTAATGTCAAATCATCCTTAAATCACTCTAAACTAGAAATTTCCAGTTTGCCCAGCGGCACCTTCTCTTCTCAAGGCATAGACATAAAGCCATTTATCATATCAAATGTTGAAGTTGAACCTTTTGATTCAGACATACCCGCATACAATGAGATCATCAATAATGTCCAAGAGAAGCTTGGACAGCTCAAAATTATTCAGGAAAAG GCTATAATGAAGAGCATTGAGAAGCAGAAGATTCAGGCGGAGAGTGAGAttaaaaatgcaaatattaGCGAGAAACCTTcagaaaatatttcattcaAGTCCCCAGTGCATACATTTGAGAATTGCGATTTGGATATGAAAAAAAagattttatcattaaGAAAACAGGTATACACATGTATAAATGTGGTTGCGGGAACAATATCTCAGATAAAGAAAACTAGTGAAACAATTATTAGGATAATTTCGGAGGCTAAAATAGCATCGGAAGACCTTTATTGGTTTGTATTATACACCATTGTTGATTCAATATTCAATTGCTGCGATCCTGGGGGgcaaatattcattaaaCCTAGCTCAGTTTGGCCATTTTCTCATCTTCTTTCCCTCGTATTACAGGAGCCTGCGGCTGTTCGCATATATCATTCATTAGTTGCAAAGCGTAACTTGAACTACATATTTAAGATTAACAACCTGGAAGACCAGGATAAATCGGTTAAGTTTAATGGGAAATACCTAGATGCATTGGTGCGACTACACATGTCCTTATTTGTACTGACAAAAG ACTTTAGTGCAATATGGTCATGGTTTGCGGCAACAGTAAACGAATATACCACTGCACCAAATGGCAATGTTTATATGCctataattttgtttgcAAGCTTGGAAATTGCGGGACATTCAGCCCTAAACACATTCCGAGGTCAATTTTCGAAGATTATGATGCtgataaatgataatttgatgATCAAAATTAGGAAATATATCGTACTTGACGATTCAATGAAGGCCGTTTACAATATGTATAGGGAAAGATTTGAGCATTTGATTGAAGATTTTATGAAGCATAAGAGATTTGATGTGCCACAAGGGTACGAAATGAAGCATAAGGAGGAGAAATTACATGCTAACATCTAA
- a CDS encoding DnaJ homolog subfamily A member 4 (overlaps_old_locusTagID:BBM_III04505), whose amino-acid sequence MNILLILLTYLRINFVFGWGWGSSNNNETNKEDDYYKILGLTRDATPKQIRRAYIDLSKKYHPDVYKEDNGEKFRDIAKAYEVLNSNEKRSIYDKYGAEGLNNNHPTSGDYFGSEDFDIFSQFFGGFGKKQRVDKAESISSPIQLDLSQLYNGTTFELKISRPVLCKFYKECIKTRKDCHGPGVRMLMQQMGPGMLVQQQMRDPNCIAAGQEWRQNCNACPNGPTTIEPILLDVTVSPGTPNGHKLIFEGKGKQYPGLEPGDIILTILTNEHDSLIREGDDLIYKLNISLKDALLGFKVHLPHFGKSPFMFERSRGNVTSDGQVFVINDMGMPLFHNNKRFGRYLVNISVTYPETLTKKQLDIISKAFE is encoded by the exons ATGAATATACTTCTTATACTATTGACATATCTCcgaattaattttgtttttgGTTGGGGATGGGGATCTtccaataataatgaaacAAATAAAGAAGATGATTATTACAAGATTCTCGGCCTCACTCGTGATGCCACTCCGAAACAGATTAGGAGGGCCTATATAGACTTATCTAAGAAATACCACCCTGATGTTTATAAGGAAGACAATGGCGAAAAGTTCAGGGATATTGCCAAAGCTTATGAGGTATTAAATAGCAACGAAAAGAGAtctatatatgataaatatggaGCTGAAGGCttaaataataatcatCCCACTAGCGGTGATTATTTTGGATCTGAAGATTTTGACATTTTCTCCCAATTCTTCGGAGGATTTGGTAAGAAACAAAGGGTGGATAAGGCGGAATCTATTTCATCGCCAATACAATTAGACCTATCTCAGCTGTACAACGGCACAACGTTTGAactcaaaatttcaagACCGGTActttgcaaattttacaagGAATGTATAAAGACAAGAAAGGATTGCCATGGACCTG GAGTGCGAATGTTAATGCAGCAAATGGGCCCTGGAATGTTAGTACAGCAACAGATGAGAGATCCAAATTGCATAGCAGCTGGGCAAGAGTGGCGCCAAAATTGCAAT GCCTGCCCTAACGGACCAACCACGATTGAACCAATATTATTAGATGTTACCGTATCACCCGGGACTCCTAATGGACACAAACTTATTTTTGAAGGGAAGGGGAAACAATATCCTGGGTTGGAACCAGGTGATATAATTCTGACAATACTAACAAATGAACACGATAG TTTGATACGCGAGGGGGATGAtctaatatacaaattgaatatatcacTTAAGGATGCTTTGCTCGGATTCAAAGTACACCTGCCTCACTTTGGAAAGAGCCCATTTATGTTTGAACGGTCACGGGGAAATGTTACTAGTGACGGTCAAGTATTTGTGATAAACGATATGGGGATGCCACTCTTCCACAACAACAAACGTTTTGGCCGCTACTTAGTCAATATTTCCGTTACATACCCTGAAACATTAACTAAAAAGCAATTGGATATCATATCAAAGGCTTTTGAGTGA